A genomic window from Glycine soja cultivar W05 chromosome 10, ASM419377v2, whole genome shotgun sequence includes:
- the LOC114372333 gene encoding rRNA-processing protein EFG1-like isoform X2, giving the protein MAHGAYSKRRVSATRRSNSKPLGIAKKSKPSVSLKNQIRSLERMLRKNLPPEVREAQEQKLEALKKQQEIHTRLAAERKIFLRDRKIKFFERRKIERRIRRLEKLHRASSSSSSSAQPYSDQLSSLKKDLQYVMYFPKNEKYLPLFTAGDDSEIVDRRNGLRKQIEDRLIAAAASGKDLEETGSEDDGLLDLSDDDFFLAGSSSDEADADDEWTDKSAREQASSASGKGVSGMSSDEKNQISARALMPPPRPSNMKLSRFGSSSGQNSSRQRSEISTSSNTSNSKSSSDFKVRGPSRSGTGHGSSLSSNSDAHKPRRKRRPKKRKKQV; this is encoded by the exons ATGGCTCACGGTGCTTACAGCAAGCGGCGCGTGAGCGCAACGCGTAGATCCAACTCCAAGCCTCTCGGCATCGCCAAGAAGTCCAAACCCTCCGTTTCCCTCAAAAACCAGATTCGATCCCTTGAGCGCATGCTCCGCAAG AACCTGCCTCCCGAGGTGCGCGAGGCGCAGGAGCAAAAGTTGGAGGCACTGAAGAAGCAGCAGGAGATTCACACGCGCCTCGCCGCCGAACGCAAGATATTCTTGCGCGACCGGAAGATCAAGTTCTTCGAGAGGAGGAAAATCGAAAGACGAATCAGACGCCTCGAGAAACTGCAccgtgcttcttcttcctcttcttcctctGCCCAACCTTACTCTGACCAGCTTTCCTCTCTCAAAAAGGATCTTCAATATGTCATG TATTTTCccaaaaatgagaaatatttgCCTTTGTTTACCGCCGGTGATGATTCGGAGATAGTTGACAGGAGAAATGGGCTGCGCAAACAGATTGAAGATAGGTTGATTGCAGCTGCTGCAAGTGGCAAGGATTTAGAAG AGACTGGCAGTGAGGATGATGGTCTTTTGGATCTGAGTGATGATGATTTTTTCCTTGCTGGGAGTTCTAGTGACGAAGCAGATGCGGATGATGAATGGACAGACAAAAGTGCAAG AGAGCAGGCTTCTAGTGCTTCTGGGAAAGGCGTGTCTGGCATGTCCAGTGACGAAAAAAATCAG ATTTCTGCTAGAGCTTTGATGCCTCCTCCTCGCCCTTCAAACATGAAGTTGTCAAGGTTTGGGTCTTCTTCTGGCCAAAATTCATCTAGACAGAGATCTGAGATTTCCACATCGAGCAACACATCAAATAGCAAAAGCAGCTCAGACTTCAAAGTAAGGGGACCCTCAAGATCAGGGACTGGTCATGGTAGTAGTCTAAGCTCCAACTCCGATGCTCACAAGCCACGGAGGAAGAGAAGACCTAAGAAGAGAAAGAAGCAG GTGTAG
- the LOC114372333 gene encoding rRNA-processing protein EFG1-like isoform X1, with protein MAHGAYSKRRVSATRRSNSKPLGIAKKSKPSVSLKNQIRSLERMLRKNLPPEVREAQEQKLEALKKQQEIHTRLAAERKIFLRDRKIKFFERRKIERRIRRLEKLHRASSSSSSSAQPYSDQLSSLKKDLQYVMYFPKNEKYLPLFTAGDDSEIVDRRNGLRKQIEDRLIAAAASGKDLEETGSEDDGLLDLSDDDFFLAGSSSDEADADDEWTDKSAREQASSASGKGVSGMSSDEKNQRQISARALMPPPRPSNMKLSRFGSSSGQNSSRQRSEISTSSNTSNSKSSSDFKVRGPSRSGTGHGSSLSSNSDAHKPRRKRRPKKRKKQV; from the exons ATGGCTCACGGTGCTTACAGCAAGCGGCGCGTGAGCGCAACGCGTAGATCCAACTCCAAGCCTCTCGGCATCGCCAAGAAGTCCAAACCCTCCGTTTCCCTCAAAAACCAGATTCGATCCCTTGAGCGCATGCTCCGCAAG AACCTGCCTCCCGAGGTGCGCGAGGCGCAGGAGCAAAAGTTGGAGGCACTGAAGAAGCAGCAGGAGATTCACACGCGCCTCGCCGCCGAACGCAAGATATTCTTGCGCGACCGGAAGATCAAGTTCTTCGAGAGGAGGAAAATCGAAAGACGAATCAGACGCCTCGAGAAACTGCAccgtgcttcttcttcctcttcttcctctGCCCAACCTTACTCTGACCAGCTTTCCTCTCTCAAAAAGGATCTTCAATATGTCATG TATTTTCccaaaaatgagaaatatttgCCTTTGTTTACCGCCGGTGATGATTCGGAGATAGTTGACAGGAGAAATGGGCTGCGCAAACAGATTGAAGATAGGTTGATTGCAGCTGCTGCAAGTGGCAAGGATTTAGAAG AGACTGGCAGTGAGGATGATGGTCTTTTGGATCTGAGTGATGATGATTTTTTCCTTGCTGGGAGTTCTAGTGACGAAGCAGATGCGGATGATGAATGGACAGACAAAAGTGCAAG AGAGCAGGCTTCTAGTGCTTCTGGGAAAGGCGTGTCTGGCATGTCCAGTGACGAAAAAAATCAG AGGCAGATTTCTGCTAGAGCTTTGATGCCTCCTCCTCGCCCTTCAAACATGAAGTTGTCAAGGTTTGGGTCTTCTTCTGGCCAAAATTCATCTAGACAGAGATCTGAGATTTCCACATCGAGCAACACATCAAATAGCAAAAGCAGCTCAGACTTCAAAGTAAGGGGACCCTCAAGATCAGGGACTGGTCATGGTAGTAGTCTAAGCTCCAACTCCGATGCTCACAAGCCACGGAGGAAGAGAAGACCTAAGAAGAGAAAGAAGCAG GTGTAG